The Streptococcus toyakuensis genome has a window encoding:
- a CDS encoding GNAT family N-acetyltransferase, whose amino-acid sequence MTIRFEEKVSIENAQLLCQWSNSLGKSFQEQWMGTMIPFPLTIQVLQDLEGTFSIFEGQEFIGLIQKIRQEDSNLHIGRFFINPQKQGQGLGSQALRKFLSLAFKNGDIDSISLNVFEANQRAYNLYQKEGFRIVEIIEAPERKYIMRKFR is encoded by the coding sequence ATGACAATTCGATTTGAAGAAAAGGTGAGTATAGAAAACGCTCAACTCCTATGCCAATGGTCCAACTCCCTTGGCAAATCCTTTCAAGAACAATGGATGGGAACAATGATTCCTTTTCCCTTGACAATTCAAGTTTTGCAAGATTTGGAAGGAACCTTTTCAATCTTTGAAGGACAAGAGTTTATCGGGCTTATCCAGAAAATCAGGCAAGAAGACAGCAATCTTCATATTGGAAGATTTTTTATCAATCCCCAGAAACAGGGGCAAGGCTTAGGTAGCCAGGCTTTAAGGAAATTTCTTAGTTTGGCCTTTAAAAATGGAGATATAGATAGTATTTCTCTAAATGTCTTCGAGGCAAATCAAAGAGCTTACAATCTTTACCAAAAAGAAGGATTTAGGATCGTGGAAATCATTGAAGCACCAGAACGGAAATACATTATGAGAAAGTTTAGATAG
- a CDS encoding prepilin peptidase, which yields MIDFYFFLVGSILASFLGLVIDRFPEQSIISPASHCDSCQTRLRPLDLIPILSQVLNRFRCRYCKDPYPVWYALFELGLGLLFLLYSWELLSLSQVILITAGLTLGIYDFRHQEYPLLVWMTFQLILMASSGWNLVMIFFLVLGMLAHFIDIRMGAGDFLFLASCSLVFSVTELLILIQFASATGILAFLLQKKKERLPFVPFLLLAACVIIFGKLLLV from the coding sequence ATGATTGATTTTTATTTTTTTCTTGTCGGGAGCATTCTCGCTTCCTTTCTTGGTTTGGTCATTGACCGTTTTCCAGAGCAATCCATTATCAGTCCAGCTAGTCACTGCGATTCCTGTCAGACTCGCTTGCGTCCCTTAGATTTGATTCCGATTCTCTCTCAGGTACTCAATCGCTTTCGCTGTCGCTACTGCAAGGATCCTTATCCAGTCTGGTATGCCCTCTTTGAACTAGGCTTAGGGCTCCTCTTTCTGCTTTACTCTTGGGAATTACTTTCCTTGAGTCAAGTCATCCTAATCACCGCTGGTTTGACCTTGGGCATCTACGACTTTCGTCATCAGGAATACCCCTTACTGGTCTGGATGACTTTCCAACTAATCCTCATGGCTTCCTCTGGCTGGAATCTGGTCATGATCTTCTTCCTTGTCCTTGGAATGTTGGCTCATTTTATCGATATCCGCATGGGTGCAGGGGATTTTCTCTTTTTAGCTTCCTGCTCTCTCGTCTTTAGCGTAACGGAGTTGCTCATCTTGATTCAGTTTGCTTCTGCAACTGGCATCCTAGCTTTTCTCCTGCAAAAGAAAAAGGAAAGACTTCCTTTTGTGCCTTTCCTCTTACTCGCTGCTTGTGTGATTATTTTTGGTAAGCTACTGCTTGTTTGA
- the trpC gene encoding indole-3-glycerol phosphate synthase TrpC: MSQEFLARILEQKAREVEQMELEQIQPLRQTYRLAEFLKNHQDRLQVIAEVKKASPSLGDINLDVDIVQQAQTYEANGAVMISVLTDEVFFKGHLDYLREISSQVQIPTLNKDFIIDEKQIIRARNAGATVILLIVAALSEERLKELYDYATELGLEVLVETHNLAELEVAHRLGAQIIGVNNRNLTTFEVDLETSVDLAKHFKDDCLYISESAIFTGQDAERVAPYFNGILVGRALMQAEDVAQRIKELQIDKG; this comes from the coding sequence ATGAGTCAGGAATTTTTAGCACGAATCTTGGAGCAAAAAGCGCGTGAGGTTGAGCAGATGGAGCTGGAGCAAATCCAGCCCCTGCGCCAGACCTATCGTTTGGCAGAATTTTTGAAGAATCACCAGGATCGTTTACAGGTAATCGCTGAAGTTAAGAAGGCTAGCCCTAGTCTGGGAGATATCAATCTCGATGTGGATATTGTGCAACAGGCCCAGACTTATGAAGCGAACGGAGCAGTGATGATTTCTGTTCTGACAGATGAAGTTTTCTTTAAAGGGCATTTGGATTATCTGCGGGAGATTTCCAGTCAGGTACAGATTCCAACGCTCAACAAGGACTTTATCATCGATGAAAAGCAAATCATCCGTGCTCGCAATGCAGGTGCAACAGTCATCTTACTCATTGTGGCTGCCTTGTCAGAAGAACGCCTTAAGGAACTCTACGACTACGCGACAGAGCTTGGTCTGGAAGTCTTGGTGGAAACCCACAATCTAGCTGAACTAGAGGTAGCTCACAGACTCGGTGCTCAGATTATCGGAGTTAATAACCGAAACTTGACCACCTTTGAGGTCGATTTGGAGACCAGTGTAGACTTGGCTAAACACTTCAAAGATGATTGCTTGTATATTTCTGAATCGGCTATTTTCACAGGGCAGGATGCAGAGCGAGTAGCACCATACTTTAACGGCATTTTAGTAGGGAGAGCTCTCATGCAGGCAGAAGATGTAGCCCAGAGAATCAAGGAGTTGCAGATTGACAAAGGTTAA
- a CDS encoding phosphoribosylanthranilate isomerase yields the protein MTKVKICGLSTEEAVETAVSAGADYIGFVFAPSKRQVTLDQAAELAKIIPSDVKKVGVFVSPSRVELLEAIDKVGLDLVQVHGQIADDVFEDLPCDSIQAVQVDGEGHVPHSQADYLLFDAPVAGSGQTFDWGQLDTTGLNQPFFIAGGLKEDNVVQAIQHFTPYAVDVSSGVETDGQKDHEKIRRFIERVKNGISGTK from the coding sequence TTGACAAAGGTTAAAATTTGCGGATTATCGACCGAGGAAGCGGTGGAAACAGCCGTTTCAGCAGGAGCCGACTACATCGGTTTTGTCTTCGCACCTAGCAAAAGACAGGTGACCTTGGATCAGGCTGCTGAGCTGGCAAAGATTATTCCGTCAGACGTAAAAAAGGTTGGGGTATTTGTTTCACCAAGTCGGGTAGAACTGCTAGAAGCTATTGACAAAGTTGGTTTAGACTTGGTTCAAGTTCACGGTCAGATAGCGGATGATGTGTTTGAGGATTTGCCCTGTGACAGCATTCAGGCTGTGCAGGTGGATGGAGAGGGGCATGTGCCTCATTCTCAGGCAGATTATCTCCTCTTTGATGCCCCTGTGGCAGGAAGTGGCCAGACCTTTGACTGGGGGCAACTAGATACTACTGGACTAAATCAGCCCTTCTTTATCGCAGGTGGGCTTAAGGAAGACAATGTAGTACAAGCAATTCAACACTTTACTCCCTATGCAGTAGATGTATCGAGCGGAGTGGAGACAGATGGACAAAAAGATCATGAAAAGATTAGAAGATTTATAGAGAGGGTAAAGAATGGCATATCAGGAACCAAATAA
- the trpA gene encoding tryptophan synthase subunit alpha — MPKTLTEKLNAIKATGKGIFVPYIMAGDHEKGLDGLAETIHFLEDLGVSAIEVGIPFSDPVADGPVIEEAGLRSLAHGTSTQALVETLKTIQTEVPLVIMTYFNPLFQYGVENFVKDLADTAVKGLIIPDLPHEHANFVEPFLADTDIALIPLVSLTTGIERQKELIDGAEGFVYAVAINGVTGKSGNYRADLDKHLAQLHQVADIPVLTGFGVSSQADVERFNAVSDGVIVGSKIVKALHEGEPIQDFIKQAVAYQK, encoded by the coding sequence ATGCCTAAGACACTAACAGAAAAATTAAATGCTATTAAAGCAACTGGAAAAGGAATTTTCGTTCCCTATATCATGGCTGGAGACCATGAGAAAGGTTTGGATGGTCTAGCTGAAACAATCCACTTTTTAGAAGATTTGGGTGTTTCGGCTATTGAAGTGGGTATTCCCTTTTCAGATCCTGTCGCAGATGGACCTGTTATCGAAGAAGCTGGCTTGCGCAGTTTAGCCCACGGGACCTCTACCCAGGCTTTGGTTGAAACCTTGAAAACCATTCAAACAGAGGTTCCACTTGTCATCATGACCTACTTCAACCCCCTCTTTCAGTACGGTGTGGAGAATTTTGTCAAAGATTTGGCAGATACAGCGGTTAAGGGCTTGATTATTCCAGACCTGCCTCATGAGCATGCCAACTTTGTAGAACCATTTTTGGCAGATACAGACATCGCCTTGATTCCTCTAGTTAGTTTGACGACAGGAATTGAGCGCCAGAAAGAGTTGATTGATGGGGCAGAAGGATTTGTCTATGCCGTTGCTATCAATGGGGTGACAGGGAAATCAGGCAATTACCGCGCAGACTTGGACAAGCACTTGGCACAATTGCATCAAGTGGCCGACATCCCCGTCTTGACAGGTTTTGGTGTATCTAGTCAAGCCGATGTTGAACGCTTCAATGCGGTATCAGATGGCGTTATCGTCGGTTCAAAAATTGTAAAAGCTCTCCACGAGGGAGAGCCGATTCAGGACTTTATCAAACAAGCAGTAGCTTACCAAAAATAA
- the trpB gene encoding tryptophan synthase subunit beta: protein MAYQEPNKDGFYGKFGGRFVPETLMTAVLELEKAYRESQADPSFQEELNQLLRQYVGRETPLYYAKNLTQHIGGAKIYLKREDLNHTGAHKINNALGQVLLAKRMGKKKIIAETGAGQHGVATATAAALFNMECTIYMGEEDVKRQALNVFRMELLGAKVEAVTDGSRVLKDAVNAALRSWVANIDDTHYILGSALGPHPFPEIVRDFQSVIGREAKQQYRDLTGQDLPDALVACVGGGSNAIGLFHPFVEDESVAMYGAEAAGLGVDTEHHAATLTKGRPGVLHGSLMDVLQDAHGQIHEAFSISAGLDYPGIGPEHSHYHDIKRASYVPVTDEEALEGFQLLSRVEGIIPALESSHAIAFAVKLAKELGPDKSMIVCLSGRGDKDVVQVKDRLEADVAKKGEAHA, encoded by the coding sequence ATGGCATATCAGGAACCAAATAAAGATGGATTTTACGGAAAATTCGGAGGACGTTTCGTCCCAGAAACATTGATGACAGCAGTTTTGGAGTTGGAGAAGGCCTACCGTGAAAGTCAGGCAGATCCAAGTTTCCAAGAGGAATTAAACCAACTTTTGCGCCAGTATGTGGGGCGTGAAACTCCTCTTTACTACGCAAAAAACTTGACCCAGCATATCGGCGGAGCCAAGATTTATCTTAAACGTGAAGACCTTAACCATACAGGGGCCCACAAGATTAACAATGCCTTGGGACAAGTTCTTCTGGCTAAACGCATGGGTAAAAAGAAAATTATCGCTGAAACAGGTGCTGGTCAGCACGGTGTGGCAACTGCAACTGCTGCAGCCCTCTTTAACATGGAATGTACTATCTACATGGGTGAGGAAGATGTCAAACGCCAAGCCCTCAATGTGTTCCGTATGGAGCTTTTGGGAGCTAAGGTTGAGGCAGTGACAGATGGTTCGCGCGTGCTCAAGGATGCGGTCAATGCAGCCCTTCGTTCATGGGTAGCTAATATTGATGATACCCACTATATCCTTGGTTCTGCCTTGGGGCCTCATCCATTCCCAGAAATCGTTCGTGACTTCCAAAGTGTCATCGGTCGAGAGGCTAAACAACAGTACCGTGACTTGACAGGACAAGATCTGCCAGATGCCCTAGTAGCCTGTGTTGGTGGTGGTTCAAATGCTATCGGGCTCTTCCATCCATTTGTAGAAGATGAATCAGTAGCTATGTATGGGGCTGAAGCGGCTGGACTTGGTGTGGATACGGAGCACCATGCAGCTACCTTGACCAAGGGTCGTCCTGGTGTTCTTCACGGTTCTCTCATGGATGTGCTCCAAGATGCCCATGGTCAAATTCATGAAGCCTTCTCTATCTCAGCAGGTTTGGACTATCCTGGTATCGGTCCTGAACATTCTCACTACCACGATATCAAACGTGCCAGCTATGTTCCTGTGACTGACGAGGAAGCCTTGGAAGGATTCCAACTCTTGTCTCGTGTGGAAGGGATTATCCCAGCCTTGGAATCTAGCCATGCTATCGCCTTTGCGGTGAAATTGGCCAAAGAACTTGGACCAGACAAATCCATGATTGTCTGCCTATCGGGTCGTGGGGACAAGGATGTAGTCCAAGTCAAGGACCGCTTGGAAGCAGATGTAGCAAAGAAGGGAGAAGCTCATGCCTAA
- a CDS encoding XRE family transcriptional regulator produces the protein MFNGRVLKELRLLNGLSRAELAQRINLTEQAIWQFESNETKPKLSTKMHLANQFHVDLTYFEQEEESIRFDSSVIAFRNADLATRKTIDIQTMYLHKVDSLIDYFESFVIIPNITIHDLSNVVSESYHKGESIEELALYAREKLGISKDNHDLLYKLERSGIYIVERLINGQADAYSAWSKLGRPYIVLGTNKSSVRRNFDLAHELGHILLHKYKDMNEDGDRLEQEANYFASCFLLPKEEFLVKFEERVGKRVSNPDSYILLKSDLNVSIQALEYRAFKLGLLTPKQHSYFYRQIAQKGYKMIEPLDDQIFVKKPSKVKSILDVVLSNHLVSLATIMSKQSIRLQFISEIFSVEMKFFDQYKEDKRTDRFDNIIPLYKRNNL, from the coding sequence ATGTTTAATGGTCGGGTATTGAAAGAATTACGGCTGTTAAATGGTTTAAGTAGAGCAGAATTGGCTCAGAGAATTAATTTAACGGAACAAGCCATTTGGCAGTTTGAGTCTAACGAAACTAAACCTAAATTATCAACCAAAATGCATTTGGCCAACCAATTTCATGTTGATTTAACTTATTTTGAACAAGAAGAAGAAAGTATTCGATTTGATTCTTCTGTAATTGCCTTTAGAAATGCAGACCTAGCAACACGGAAAACAATAGATATTCAAACTATGTATTTACATAAGGTAGATAGTTTGATTGATTATTTTGAAAGTTTTGTAATTATACCTAATATTACAATTCATGACCTAAGTAATGTAGTGAGTGAATCTTATCATAAGGGAGAATCCATTGAGGAATTGGCTCTTTATGCCAGGGAAAAATTAGGTATTTCAAAAGATAATCATGATTTGCTTTATAAATTAGAACGTTCAGGCATCTATATCGTGGAACGATTAATTAATGGGCAAGCTGATGCTTATAGCGCATGGTCAAAATTGGGAAGACCTTATATTGTGTTGGGGACGAATAAATCATCTGTACGTCGAAATTTTGACTTAGCTCATGAACTAGGACATATTCTTTTACACAAATATAAAGATATGAATGAAGATGGCGATCGTTTGGAGCAAGAAGCAAATTATTTTGCATCATGTTTTTTATTGCCAAAAGAAGAGTTTTTGGTCAAATTTGAAGAGAGGGTTGGCAAGCGTGTCAGCAATCCTGATAGTTATATTTTATTGAAGTCGGATTTGAATGTTTCGATACAGGCTTTAGAGTATCGAGCTTTTAAGTTAGGATTATTGACTCCAAAGCAACATTCTTACTTTTATCGTCAAATTGCGCAAAAAGGTTACAAAATGATTGAACCTCTGGATGATCAAATTTTTGTTAAAAAACCAAGCAAAGTAAAGAGTATTCTGGACGTCGTTTTGAGTAATCATCTAGTCAGTCTAGCGACTATAATGTCTAAACAAAGTATTCGTTTACAGTTTATAAGCGAAATATTTTCAGTCGAAATGAAATTTTTTGATCAGTATAAAGAAGATAAAAGAACAGATCGATTTGATAACATCATTCCTTTGTACAAAAGAAATAATTTATAA